A window of Ptychodera flava strain L36383 chromosome 1, AS_Pfla_20210202, whole genome shotgun sequence contains these coding sequences:
- the LOC139140308 gene encoding soluble guanylate cyclase 88E-like — protein MYGLVIEGVCDYLKERFGEDTLALILEKSGLHNASFSTHVVYDEQIIPKIAAAAIEITNVNPPELLQSFGAYFVGFLGQYEYDRILRVLGRHMRDFLNGLDHVHEYLRLSYPKMQSPSFFAAEETRNGLKLHYRSRRHGYVHYVVGVLREIGRLFYNLDIKVQIVSEVTKDDKTFHAVFRLHFDNRAYKYEFGSTLTTRENWNLRSDDFFEIFPFSLVFDGEMTIRYQGPKIAVILPNIIGKKLTKVFTLTRPIVNFTWDDIIINTNNVFELASVDRVTAEAVKARIQTEAAPSDDKAKTAIDALQNKVKQQRQAKNKKDIGTGSVKGPMIKLDKANDNSSDDGGDGDGGTKPRRLYLKGQMKYMAKWNCMVYLCSPLIPNLDALFRTGLFINDLSLHDSSRDLALVGTQQSAELKMALDQEQRKSAKLEESMKKLDEEMKKTDSLLYQMIPRQVADRLRRGEPAMNTCEVFQDVSILFSDVVGFTKICSMITPMQVVSMLNSMYSMFDKLVEKNRVYKVETIGDAYMVVSGAPTKTKYHAENITDMAFDMVECMRGQKDPASGDSMKIRIGIHSGMVVAGVVGIKMPRYCLFGDTVNTASRMESNGEAMKIHISQVTKDYLADGPYEITERGMLQVKGKGEMKTYWLEKKTGVLAVHKDGMAVPKVPRSPSVHGANGELVVQDGRSSNASVRRRSRDSEEYRSDIPLSAVHSPAHFPRDEKVKGYGASMEDMEQMVQALAERTRQLEEEVERARRGFGGAGGKVTQVTSEELPKQQHGRVSAKPHKADVDGSAGQSATKSPETNAGLTSAGANANLPRAQSVTCVVI, from the exons ATGTATGGGCTCGTCATTGAAGGGGTCTGCGACTACCTTAAAGAACGCTTTGGGGAAGACACGCTGGCCTTGATCTTAGAGAAATCCGGGCTGCACAACGCCAGTTTCTCAACCCATGTAGTTTACGATGAGCAGATTATTCCTAAGATCGCCGCCGCAGCCATCGAAATCACCAACGTTAACCCACCAGAGCTGCTGCAAAGTTTTGGCGCGTACTTCGTCGGGTTTTTGGGCCAGTACGAGTACGACCGTATACTGCGAGTTCTCGGCCGTCACATGAGGGACTTCCTCAACGGGCTGGACCATGTCCACGAGTATCTTCGTTTGAGCTACCCTAAGATGCAGTCACCGAGCTTCTTTGCCGCCGAGGAGACGCGAAATGGTCTAAAACTTCACTACCGCAGCAGGAGACACGGATACGTTCATTACGTCGTCGGTGTGCTGAGAGAAATCGGGAGGCTGTTTTACAACTTGGATATCAAGGTGCAAATCGTCTCAGAGGTGACCAAAGATGACAAAACGTTCCATGCAGTGTTTCGGCTCCACTTCGACAACAGGGCATACAAGTACGAGTTTGGTTCCACTCTAACAACGCGGGAAAATTGGAACTTGAGAAGTGACGACTTCTTCGAAATATTTCCTTTCAGTCTTGTATTCGATGGAGAAATGACAATCCGTTACCAAG GGCCCAAGATCGCTGTAATCCTACCCAACATTATTGGCAAGAAGTTGACGAAAGTGTTCACCCTCACACGGCCCATCGTTAATTTCACCTGGGATGAC ATTATTATCAACACAAACAACGTCTTTGAACTTGCCTCGGTCGATCGAGTGACGGCCGAAGCTGTCAAAGCCCGCATCCAAACGGAAGCAGCGCCATCAGACGACAAAGCAAAGACTGCTATAGATGCCTTGCAAAATAAAGTGAAACAGCAGAGACAGGCAAAGAATAAAAAAGATATTGGTACTGGCAGCGTTAAAGGGCCAATGATCAAGCTGGATAAGGCAAATG ATAACAGTAGCGATGACGGCGGCGACGGTGACGGAGGAACTAAACCTCGCCGACTTTAcctcaaaggtcaaatgaagTACATGGCCAAGTGGAACTGTATGGTGTATCTTTGCTCACCTTT GATTCCAAACTTGGACGCTCTCTTTCGTACGGGACTTTTCATCAATGATCTCAGCTTACATGATTCAAGTCGTGATTTAGCCTTGGTTGGAACTCAACAGTCTGCAGAACTCAAGATGGCGCTCGACCAG GAACAACGAAAAAGTGCAAAGTTGGAGGAAAGCATGAAGAAACTTGATGAGGAAATGAAGAAAACAGATTCGTTGCTGTACCAAATGATACCAAGACAAGTTGCTGATAGACTGCGTAGAGGAGAACCTGCCATGAACACTTGCGag GTATTCCAGGATGTCAGTATTTTGTTCAGTGACGTGGTTGGATTCACCAAAATCTGTTCCATGATCACACCAATGCAAGTGGTTTCTATGTTGAacagtatgtacagtatgtttgATAAACTCGTGGAGAAAAATAGAGTCTACAAG GTAGAGACCATCGGGGATGCATACATGGTGGTATCAGGCGCCCCAACCAAGACCAAGTACCACGCAGAAAACATCACTGACATGGCCTTCGATATGGTCGAATGTATGCGTGGTCAGAAAGACCCTGCATCTGGTGACTCCATGAAAATAAGAATAG GAATACATTCGGGAATGGTAGTTGCAGGCGTCGTCGGGATTAAGATGCCTCGCTACTGTCTCTTCGGAGACACCGTCAACACTGCATCGAGGATGGAATCTAATGGTGAAGCCATGAAGATACACATCAGTCAAGTCACCAAAGATTACCTGGCTGACGGTCCCTATGAAATTACCGAGAGAGGAATGCTCCAAGTCAAG GGTAAAGGGGAAATGAAAACATACTGGTTAGAGAAAAAGACAGGCGTGCTAGCCGTTCATAAAGATGGTATGGCTGTACCGAAAGTGCCTCGATCTCCGTCTGTGCATGGAGCCAACGGGGAACTTGTAGTGCAAGACGGCAGGTCCAGCAACGCAAGCGTCCGACGACGATCTCGAGATTCAGAAGAGTACAGATCGGATATCCCGTTGTCTGCCGTCCATTCGCCTGCTCACTTCCCTCGCGACGAAAAGGTGAAGGGTTACGGAGCATCGATGGAGGACATGGAGCAGATGGTGCAGGCGTTAGCAGAACGAACACGCCAGCTGGAAGAAGAAGTGGAGCGCGCCCGCAGAGGATTCGGTGGCGCAGGTGGAAAAGTAACTCAAGTAACGAGTGAAGAATTGCCGAAACAACAACATGGAAGAGTCTCAGCGAAGCCTCACAAGGCCGATGTGGATGGCAGTGCAGGGCAAAGTGCAACCAAGTCTCCTGAGACAAATGCTGGCCTCACAAGTGCAGGTGCCAACGCCAACTTACCCAGAGCGCAAAGTGTCACCTGTGTTGTGATCTGA
- the LOC139140318 gene encoding uncharacterized protein isoform X2: MPSHVDCIVKLGGSAITNKNSFESCKKEAIHHAAQIIAQLNGKCVVVHGAGSFGHFQAREYGVSNGFHGSTVHEAARVKMGFCQTRTSVTMACGSWRTANKEVEITVFTKFTVC, encoded by the exons ATGCCCTCGCACGTCGATTGCATAGTTAAACTGGGTGGAAGTGCCATAACAAATAAAAATTCATTCGAGTCATGCAAGAAGGAAGCCATACACCATGCTGCACAGATCATAGCACAGCTTAATGGCAAATGTGTTGTGGTTCATGGGGCAGG GTCATTCGGTCATTTTCAAGCACGGGAATATGGCGTTTCCAATGGTTTCCATGGCAGCACAGTCCATGAGGCAGCTAGAGTAAAAATGGGATTTTGTCAAACAAGGACATCTGTGACTATG GCATGTGGCAGTTGGAGAACTGCCAACAAAGAAGTGGAAATTACAGTATTCACCAAATTTACAGTCTGTTAG
- the LOC139140318 gene encoding uncharacterized protein isoform X1 codes for MPSHVDCIVKLGGSAITNKNSFESCKKEAIHHAAQIIAQLNGKCVVVHGAGSFGHFQAREYGVSNGFHGSTVHEAARVKMGFCQTRTSVTMLNHIITKEFVDLQIPAVSLPACGSWRTANKEVEITVFTKFTVC; via the exons ATGCCCTCGCACGTCGATTGCATAGTTAAACTGGGTGGAAGTGCCATAACAAATAAAAATTCATTCGAGTCATGCAAGAAGGAAGCCATACACCATGCTGCACAGATCATAGCACAGCTTAATGGCAAATGTGTTGTGGTTCATGGGGCAGG GTCATTCGGTCATTTTCAAGCACGGGAATATGGCGTTTCCAATGGTTTCCATGGCAGCACAGTCCATGAGGCAGCTAGAGTAAAAATGGGATTTTGTCAAACAAGGACATCTGTGACTATG CTAAATCACATAATCACCAAGGAGTTTGTGGACTTGCAAATACCAGCGGTGTCATTACCG GCATGTGGCAGTTGGAGAACTGCCAACAAAGAAGTGGAAATTACAGTATTCACCAAATTTACAGTCTGTTAG